A single window of Chitinophaga sp. XS-30 DNA harbors:
- a CDS encoding exo-alpha-sialidase — translation MFRCLLSFLLLCQCSNAGAQAISAQLYKRVFILDNPPFESCHASTITPLKGDKLMAAWFAGKHEGSSDVGIWTAVYENGKWGSPVEVANGIVNDTLRYPCWNPVLFRTRAGKLLLFYKVGKSPRDWWGMMMTSTNNGKRWSAPERLPDGMLGPIKNKPMQLENGDILYPSSTESADEKAWHIHLERSDRDGRNWSRIAIDNDTFGVIQPSILRYGHDSLQLLCRSRQNYVVQSWSADNGASWGPLSPTNLPNPNSGTDAVTLKNGLQLIVYNPLYQGREWWEGRSRLYVAASEDGRNWQHIFSLENQPDGEYSYPAIIQAEKGLVHITYTAERKNIRHVILHIAKKEN, via the coding sequence ATGTTCCGTTGCCTGCTCTCCTTCCTGTTGCTCTGCCAGTGCTCAAATGCCGGTGCGCAGGCGATCTCCGCGCAGTTGTACAAACGGGTGTTCATACTGGACAATCCGCCGTTTGAAAGCTGCCATGCTTCCACCATCACACCGCTTAAAGGCGACAAGCTGATGGCCGCCTGGTTTGCCGGTAAACATGAGGGCAGCAGCGATGTAGGTATATGGACTGCGGTATATGAGAATGGGAAATGGGGCAGTCCCGTTGAAGTGGCCAACGGCATTGTCAATGATACGCTGCGTTATCCCTGCTGGAATCCCGTATTATTCAGGACCCGCGCCGGCAAACTCTTGCTCTTTTACAAAGTGGGAAAATCTCCCCGTGACTGGTGGGGCATGATGATGACCTCCACCAACAACGGCAAGCGCTGGAGTGCGCCGGAAAGGCTACCCGATGGAATGCTCGGGCCGATCAAGAACAAGCCCATGCAACTGGAGAACGGCGATATCCTCTACCCTTCCAGTACGGAAAGCGCGGATGAAAAAGCATGGCATATCCATCTTGAAAGATCTGACCGCGACGGGCGCAACTGGTCGCGCATTGCGATCGATAATGATACTTTCGGAGTGATACAGCCCAGTATTCTCCGGTATGGGCATGACTCCCTGCAACTGTTATGCAGAAGCCGCCAGAACTATGTGGTACAATCGTGGTCAGCCGACAATGGCGCCAGCTGGGGGCCTTTAAGCCCCACAAATCTTCCTAATCCCAATTCCGGTACTGACGCTGTGACGCTGAAGAACGGGCTGCAGCTTATCGTGTACAATCCCCTGTACCAGGGGCGTGAATGGTGGGAAGGAAGAAGCAGGTTATACGTGGCAGCATCGGAAGACGGCCGGAACTGGCAGCATATTTTTTCACTGGAGAACCAACCGGATGGCGAGTACAGCTATCCCGCCATCATACAGGCAGAGAAGGGCCTTGTGCATATAACGT
- a CDS encoding flotillin family protein has product MDYVLIAIVIAVVFVFTILYSLFKRYKRCPSDQILVVYGKVGKGPDGSHSARCIHGGAAFIWPVIQDYSFMDLTPISIEVNLTNALSRQNIRVDVPSRFTVAISTEPGVMTNAAERLLGLQRPAIHDLAKDIIFGQLRLVVATMDIEEINNNRDKFLANVASNVEAEIKKIGMKLINVNVTDIKDESGYIEALGKEAAAKAINEAKKSVAEQEKFGEIGKAEADREKDITIQTTLKNRDVSIAETQRDRDTQIAEANKDKSILIAAANRDEAIGKAEAERDTRIKESEANAIAVEGENLARIKIAQSEAERREREAEAEKRAIAAEKIQSAKALEEAYVAERKAEDARAERERASQNANVVVSAEIQKQRAIIEAQAEAEKIREKAKGEADAIFARMEAEAKGMYEILTKQAEGLDRIVQAAGNNSKDAVLLLIADKLPELVKMQTEAIKNIKIDKVTVWDGSNGQNGQSSTANFISGLYKSVPPLQDMFNMAGMDLPGFLGKQQSNDTVLPAETTEV; this is encoded by the coding sequence ATGGATTATGTATTGATCGCTATTGTGATCGCAGTCGTTTTTGTGTTCACAATACTGTACTCATTGTTCAAAAGGTACAAGCGTTGCCCCTCGGACCAGATACTGGTGGTGTACGGCAAGGTAGGTAAAGGTCCGGACGGTTCCCACAGCGCCAGATGCATTCACGGCGGCGCGGCCTTCATCTGGCCGGTGATCCAGGACTATTCTTTTATGGACCTCACCCCGATCTCCATTGAAGTGAACCTGACCAATGCCCTGAGCCGTCAGAACATCCGGGTGGACGTGCCTTCCCGTTTTACCGTAGCTATTTCCACCGAGCCCGGTGTGATGACCAATGCGGCCGAAAGGTTGCTGGGCCTGCAGCGCCCCGCTATCCACGACCTCGCCAAAGACATTATCTTCGGTCAGTTGCGCCTGGTGGTTGCCACAATGGACATTGAAGAGATCAACAACAACCGGGACAAGTTCCTGGCCAATGTAGCCTCCAACGTGGAAGCCGAGATCAAGAAGATCGGCATGAAGCTGATCAACGTGAACGTAACGGATATCAAGGACGAATCCGGCTACATTGAGGCGCTGGGTAAAGAAGCTGCGGCCAAAGCGATCAATGAAGCGAAAAAGAGCGTAGCGGAGCAGGAAAAATTCGGAGAGATCGGCAAGGCCGAAGCAGACAGGGAAAAAGATATCACGATCCAGACCACGCTCAAGAACAGGGACGTGAGCATTGCGGAAACGCAGCGGGACCGTGATACGCAGATCGCGGAAGCGAATAAGGACAAATCCATTCTGATCGCCGCCGCCAACAGGGACGAAGCGATCGGTAAAGCGGAAGCGGAAAGGGATACCCGTATCAAGGAATCCGAAGCGAACGCGATAGCGGTGGAAGGAGAAAACCTCGCCCGTATCAAGATCGCACAATCGGAAGCGGAAAGAAGGGAAAGGGAAGCTGAAGCCGAAAAACGCGCCATAGCAGCGGAAAAGATACAGTCCGCCAAGGCGCTGGAAGAAGCCTATGTTGCAGAAAGAAAAGCGGAAGACGCGCGTGCGGAAAGGGAAAGAGCATCCCAGAACGCGAACGTTGTGGTAAGCGCCGAGATACAGAAACAAAGAGCCATCATCGAAGCACAGGCGGAGGCAGAAAAGATCCGTGAGAAAGCAAAAGGCGAGGCGGATGCGATCTTTGCCCGTATGGAAGCAGAGGCGAAAGGTATGTACGAGATACTCACCAAGCAGGCCGAAGGCCTTGACCGCATTGTGCAGGCAGCCGGCAACAATTCCAAGGATGCCGTGCTGTTGCTGATAGCGGATAAACTGCCGGAACTGGTGAAAATGCAAACCGAAGCGATCAAGAACATCAAGATCGACAAGGTGACGGTATGGGATGGCAGCAATGGACAGAACGGTCAGTCCTCCACGGCCAACTTCATTTCAGGCCTCTATAAATCTGTGCCGCCGTTGCAGGATATGTTCAACATGGCCGGAATGGACCTGCCCGGTTTCCTGGGCAAACAGCAATCCAATGATACGGTGCTTCCTGCGGAAACAACGGAAGTATAG